The Bacteroidota bacterium genome contains the following window.
CGGCTATGTGTATGGCGTGATTCCTCAAGCCCTCAAAGACCGTGAAGGCGTCGCCTACGAAATAGCTGACGAGTTGGTTGTTACTGATTCGCTTCGAGAGCGTAAAGCCCTGATGTTCGATAAATCCCAGGCCTTTATCACATTGCCTGGCGGCATAGGCACGCTGGAGGAATTGCTGGAGACCTTAACGCTAAAACAATTGGGCTACCACAATGCCCCAATGGTGATTGTCAACACCGACGGATTTTACAATTCTTTGCTTGCGTTGCTCAGCGAGCTTCTTGAAAAGCGGTTTGTCAAAGCCTCATTCCCGGAGCTGTTCACTGTTGTAGAAAACGTGAGAGAAGCCATGGTGTACATCAATTCGACGTTTGAGCCAATCTCAACGGACGGAAGCGCCTAGCGCCTACTCTGCTTGCAAAGAC
Protein-coding sequences here:
- a CDS encoding TIGR00730 family Rossman fold protein codes for the protein MIKKNICVYCSSSNLLDDIYYLEARLLGQLMAKQGYGLVYGGGNVGLMGVIAKAVHESDGYVYGVIPQALKDREGVAYEIADELVVTDSLRERKALMFDKSQAFITLPGGIGTLEELLETLTLKQLGYHNAPMVIVNTDGFYNSLLALLSELLEKRFVKASFPELFTVVENVREAMVYINSTFEPISTDGSA